One genomic window of Hirundo rustica isolate bHirRus1 chromosome 13, bHirRus1.pri.v3, whole genome shotgun sequence includes the following:
- the CTXN2 gene encoding cortexin-2 — translation MSSNYCSNTSASMSVNEMSAFPLTLEQKTGFAFVGILCVFLGLLIIRCFKILLDPYSSMPSSTWEDEVEGLDKGTFEYALA, via the coding sequence ATGAGCAGTAATTACTGCAGCAACACTTCAGCCAGCATGAGTGTCAATGAAATGTCTGCCTTCCCTCTGACTTTAGAGCAAAAGACTGGTTTTGCCTTTGTGGggattttgtgtgttttcttggGACTTCTAATTATCAGATGCTTCAAAATCTTGCTAGACCCCTACAGCAGTATGCCTTCTTCCACgtgggaagatgaagttgaGGGGTTGGATAAAGGAACATTTGAATATGCTCTTGCATGA